Proteins encoded in a region of the Pseudomonadota bacterium genome:
- a CDS encoding lipid A biosynthesis acyltransferase: MKPPLYHPRYWLSWAAVWLTKGIGLLPLPLLWCLGTITGRLGYYLFASRRRIARRNIELCFPELSTGEVDRLTHRHFAALGVALFSTGVSWVASKKRLKKLIQYRNREYYDQAVADGRHIIFLAPHFLGLELGGMCFSLECPGVSMYRKIHDPVIDRQVYQGRCRYGGIMIEHKSSLKTLVRFLRQGLTFYYLPDQNPGRRRGIFVPFFGIQTATYPTLGRFAKLADAVVIPCCSRFLPYGKGVEIVFMPPLEPFPTDDPVADATLMNRRVEEGIRLMPEDYFWIHRRFKTRPAGETSLYEK, encoded by the coding sequence TTGAAACCTCCACTTTACCATCCCCGCTACTGGCTGTCCTGGGCGGCCGTCTGGCTGACCAAAGGGATTGGCCTGCTTCCCCTGCCGCTGCTCTGGTGCCTGGGAACCATTACTGGCCGGCTGGGCTACTACCTGTTTGCTTCCCGACGTCGCATCGCCCGCCGAAATATTGAGCTTTGTTTTCCTGAACTCTCCACCGGGGAGGTTGACCGTTTGACCCATCGGCATTTCGCCGCCCTGGGGGTGGCTTTATTCAGCACTGGCGTCAGCTGGGTCGCCTCTAAGAAGCGCCTGAAAAAATTGATTCAATATCGCAATCGTGAATACTATGATCAGGCCGTTGCCGATGGACGCCATATTATTTTCCTGGCGCCCCATTTTCTCGGCCTTGAGCTGGGGGGCATGTGTTTTTCCCTCGAATGCCCCGGAGTCAGCATGTACCGGAAAATACATGATCCGGTTATTGACCGGCAGGTATATCAAGGCCGCTGCCGATATGGCGGCATCATGATTGAGCATAAGAGTTCATTGAAAACCCTGGTGCGCTTTTTACGCCAGGGGTTGACCTTCTATTATCTGCCGGATCAGAATCCTGGTCGCCGCCGGGGAATTTTTGTCCCTTTTTTTGGCATCCAGACCGCGACATATCCCACCCTCGGCCGGTTTGCCAAACTGGCTGATGCGGTGGTCATTCCCTGCTGCAGCCGTTTTCTGCCTTATGGAAAGGGGGTGGAAATAGTCTTCATGCCGCCACTTGAACCTTTTCCAACTGATGATCCGGTAGCGGACGCGACCCTGATGAACCGCCGCGTAGAGGAAGGAATCCGGCTGATGCCGGAAGATTATTTCTGGATTCACCGACGGTTTAAAACCAGACCGGCAGGCGAAACATCGCTGTATGAAAAGTGA